From Pleurocapsa sp. PCC 7319:
AGTGAAAACAATATTAATTATGCTCGCCAAACTATTGAGTCAGATAAAATCGAGTTTTTTAACGTCAATGTAATAGAAAACTTTGATGCAATTCGTAAAAAACTAACTACCCCAATTGATTTAGTAACCATAGTAGACGTAATTGAACATTTACCACCTAATAGTTACGATGGATTATTTAATAATTTAGCTCAAATCACCAGTGAACAAGCTAAACTGATTTTGACTTATCCTAGCCGAGAATTTCAAACTTATTTGCGGGAACATAACCCAGGAGAATTGCAAATCATTGATGAAGTAATAGAAGTAAGTCATTTAATGCAGTTTGCTCTCAAATACGGATTCAATTTAGAGTATTTTGCTTATATTGATGTCTGGAAGAAGAATCAATATATCCATTGTGTATTTAGTAAACAACGACCCTGTATTCCAGTTTCAGAACCAGGTATATTAGAAAAAATCAAAGGTAAAATAAAGTCTTATAAATCAAGATTGCTATTGCCTTTTTTAAAAAGAAAATATATTGATCGCGTCAATCAATCAAAAAAATAAGCATAGGTAAATAATTCAATTTTTTCAAATTAAGAAATGCGAATTGCTTTTATTGTCGATCAATTTCCCAGCTTATCAGAGACTTTTATTTTAAATCAGATTACAGGATTAATC
This genomic window contains:
- a CDS encoding bifunctional 2-polyprenyl-6-hydroxyphenol methylase/3-demethylubiquinol 3-O-methyltransferase UbiG, coding for MNNSTEVKQFYDNFTDTRMVQYKLYGNPRIDKAVELISSYLSPDSNILDIGCGIGIVPEQIATQLKQGRILACDLSENNINYARQTIESDKIEFFNVNVIENFDAIRKKLTTPIDLVTIVDVIEHLPPNSYDGLFNNLAQITSEQAKLILTYPSREFQTYLREHNPGELQIIDEVIEVSHLMQFALKYGFNLEYFAYIDVWKKNQYIHCVFSKQRPCIPVSEPGILEKIKGKIKSYKSRLLLPFLKRKYIDRVNQSKK